In Macrobrachium rosenbergii isolate ZJJX-2024 chromosome 47, ASM4041242v1, whole genome shotgun sequence, the following are encoded in one genomic region:
- the LOC136830906 gene encoding coiled-coil domain-containing protein PF3D7_1144200-like has translation MGEENSNKYLGINISDDGKEWNGMVKVSHDRASGNATTQATTAGNEVTNKNIWKIEVSEKTNEVDIKNVWKIEVSEKTNEVDNKNVWKNEVSENTNEVDNKNVWKIEVSEKTNEVDNKNVWKIEVSEKTNEVDNKNVWKIEVSEKTNEVDNKNVWKIEVSEKTNEVDNKNVWRIEVSEKTNEVDNKNVWRIEVSEETNEVDNKNVWRIEVSEKTNEVDNKNVWRIEVSEKTNEVDNKNVWRIEVSEKTNEVDNKNVWRTEVSEKTNEVDNKNVWRTEVSEKTNEVDNKNVWRTEVSEKTNEVDNKNVWRIEISEKTNEVDNKNVWRIEVSEKTNEVDNKNVWRIEVSEKTNEVDNKNVWRTEVSEKTNEVDNKNVWRIEISEKTNEVDNKNVWRIEVSE, from the exons ATGGGCGAAgagaattcaaataaatatttgggAATTAATATTTCGGACGAtggtaaggaatggaatggaatg gttaaagttagccatgatcgtgcttctggcaacgcaacaacacaggccaccacggccgg TAATGAGGTTACTAATAAGAATATATGGAAGATAGAAGTCTCAGAGAAGACAAATGAGGTTGATATTAAGAATGTATGGAAGATCGAAGTCTCAGAGAAGACAAATGAGGTTGATAATAAGAATGTATGGAAGAACGAAGTCTCAGAAAATACAAATGAGGTTGATAATAAGAATGTATGGAAGATCGAAGTCTCAGAGAAGACAAATGAGGTTGATAATAAGAATGTATGGAAGATCGAAGTCTCAGAGAAGACAAATGAGGTTGATAATAAGAATGTATGGAAGATCGAAGTCTCAGAGAAGACAAATGAGGTTGATAATAAGAATGTATGGAAGATCGAAGTCTCAGAGAAGACAAATGAGGTTGATAATAAGAATGTATGGAGGATCGAAGTCTCAGAGAAGACAAATGAGGTTGATAATAAGAATGTATGGAGGATCGAAGTCTCAGAGGAGACAAATGAGGTTGATAATAAGAATGTATGGAGGATCGAAGTCTCAGAGAAGACAAATGAGGTTGATAATAAGAATGTATGGAGGATCGAAGTCTCAGAGAAGACAAATGAAGTTGATAATAAGAATGTATGGAGGATCGAAGTCTCAGAGAAGACAAATGAGGTTGATAATAAGAATGTATGGAGGACCGAAGTCTCAGAGAAGACAAATGAGGTTGATAATAAGAATGTATGGAGGACCGAAGTCTCAGAGAAGACAAATGAGGTTGATAATAAGAATGTATGGAGGACCGAAGTCTCAGAGAAGACAAATGAGGTTGATAATAAGAATGTATGGAGGATCGAAATCTCAGAGAAGACAAATGAGGTTGATAATAAGAATGTATGGAGGATCGAAGTCTCAGAGAAGACAAATGAAGTTGATAATAAGAATGTATGGAGGATCGAAGTCTCAGAGAAGACAAATGAGGTTGATAATAAGAATGTATGGAGGACCGAAGTCTCAGAGAAGACAAATGAGGTTGATAATAAGAATGTATGGAGGATCGAAATCTCAGAGAAGACAAATGAGGTTGATAATAAGAATGTATGGAGGATCGAAGTCTCAGAGTAG